Proteins from a single region of Penaeus monodon isolate SGIC_2016 chromosome 29, NSTDA_Pmon_1, whole genome shotgun sequence:
- the LOC119591779 gene encoding uncharacterized protein LOC119591779 — protein sequence MARSSSSSQVTDLDVRALSCLLSLSDADDDEVEAARRRKGGQALTPASLTGITKGSSSRSGTDVANSAGCRESTKTKSVSGNTSLDSLLGDVWEIEEVKLGQCVEPADPRPQPEYEVNYRQRVTANQIYLPLSGLATDGRGEEDLVVRVVLPGDLFTEVNLEVTSSALRLASPNHLLNLPLPRQVDQRNGVATWDPNAHTLVVTLPISAHTQPLLRPASSSR from the exons ATGGCccgttcttcgtcttcttcccaaGTGACCGACTTAGATGTAAGAGCATTGTCTTGCCTCCTCAGCCTCAGCGACGCGGATGACGATGAGGTCGAAGCCGCGAGAAGGAGAAAGGGCGGGCAAG CTCTGACACCCGCCAGCCTCACGGGCATAACGAAGGGGTCCAGCTCCAGAAGTGGAACCGATGTCGCCAACAGTGCTGGATGCCGCGAATCGACCAAAACAAAAAGTGTTTCCGGGAATACATCCTTGGACTCGCTGCTCG GTGACGTCTGGGAGATAGAAGAGGTGAAGCTGGGTCAGTGCGTGGAACCCGCTGACCCGCGACCCCAACCCGAGTATGAGGTCAACTACAGGCAACGTGTAACCGCCAACCAAATTTATTTACCG CTGAGCGGCCTGGCCACCGACGGCCGCGGGGAGGAGGACCTGGTGGTGCGCGTCGTGCTGCCCGGCGACCTCTTCACCGAAGTCAACCTCGAGGTCACCTCCAGCGCCCTTCGCCTCGCCTCGCCCAACCACCTGCTCAACCTGCCCCTCCCTCGCCAGGTGGACCAGAGGAATGGCGTCGCCACCTGGGATCCCAACGCCCACACTCTGGTTGTCACGTTGCCTATTTCTGCACATACGCAGCCCTTGCTCAGACCCGCAAGCTCTTCCCGCTAG